From Coccinella septempunctata chromosome 4, icCocSept1.1, whole genome shotgun sequence, a single genomic window includes:
- the LOC123312151 gene encoding uncharacterized protein LOC123312151 — MFRFVILIIALIFLYSCDGLVWPDIKTCDKRFHFWQPFYGSIPMNAFIAGTDKGGEKKYIARVISPDSRSWSAPTTFAENSRHIFFSWENHTEKVDRYIEIMSVSPGSTPGFGWRDSTKDDLEELRGICCLVQGGTGYLNKRKVVSYVGRTLTKGKYFVGGVYRPEWRIFETVHPMRYVDEVGRFFGLSDGFEVLAYDCCDETYCKRPNKADCCYDILI; from the exons ATGTTCCGATTTGTTATACTCATTATAGCTCTTATATTTCTGTATTCTTGCGATGGTTTAGTGTGGCCTGATATCAAGACATGTGATAAGA gatttCATTTCTGGCAGCCTTTTTATGGTTCTATACCTATGAACGCTTTTATAGCTGGTACCGACAAAGGAGGagagaaaaaatatatagcACGGGTAATTTCACCAGATTCCAGAAGTTGG TCAGCACCAACAACTTTCGCGGAAAATAGTCGGCATATCTTCTTTTCCTGGGAAAATCACACAGAAAAGGTGGACAGATATATAGAA attatGAGCGTGTCGCCAGGTTCAACTCCTGGATTTGGTTGGCGCGATTCCACCAAAGATGACCTGGAGGAACTGAGAGGAATTTGTTGTTTGGTACAAGGCGGGACCGGATACTTGAACAAGAGAAAGGTGGTTTCCTACGTGGGAAGGACTTTGACGAAAGGTAAATATTTCGTCGGTGGCGTGTACAGACCTGAGTGGAGAATATTCGAAACAGTACATCCTATGCGATACGTAGATGAGGTTGGAAGGTTTTTTGGTCTCAGCGATGGCTTCGAGGTTTTAGCTTATGACTGTTGTGATGAAACATACTGTAAACGCCCCAATAAGGCAGATTGCTGTTATGACATTTTAATATAA
- the LOC123312150 gene encoding reticulocalbin-2 produces MNFLRNIFPIIFIIFLNGKLTIGGVMHSHNNEIHKEREADGAYSPRDHAHYSESGEHNTAFDHEAILGSHAEAEEFDSLPPEKAKERLGLLLKKMDLNGDGYIDRRELKAWILRSFSSLSEEEASERLEDMDENRDNLVSWEEYKEDTYDSEEEGNSNLLEDDKTIWNAADLNKDGKLDLKEFTIFTHPEEHPSMLPIFLEQTLRDKDLNKDGSIDFQEYVGSQAKDHDKQWLTEQKHSFDNDYDKDKDGKLKGDEILSWIVPSNEDIAEEEVDHLFAESDDDHDDLLSFSEVVNHYETFVGSEATDYGDQLYKSHHFTDEL; encoded by the exons ATGAATTTCCTAAGAAATATATTCCCaataatattcattatttttctcaATGGTAAACTTACCATCGGAGGTGTAATGCATAGCCATAATAATGAAATACACAAAGAAAGAGAAGCTGATGGGGCCTACAGTCCTAGAGACCATGCACATTATTCTGAAAGCGGAGAACATAACACAGCTTTTGACCATGAAGCAATTTTAGGTAGTCATGCTGAAGCAGAAGAATTTGATAGTCTTCCACCAGAAAAGGCAAAGGAAAGATTAGGTCTCcttttgaagaaaatggatcTGAATGGAGATGGGTACATAGACAGGCGAGAATTGAAAGCATGGATTCTGCGATCATTCAG TTCACTTTCTGAAGAAGAAGCTTCTGAAAGATTGGAAGATATGGATGAGAACAGAGATAATTTAGTTAGTTGGGAAGAATATAAGGAAGATACTTATGACAGTGAAGAGGAAGGAAACAGTAAT TTACTTGAGGATGATAAAACAATATGGAATGCAGCTGATTTGAATAAAGATGGCAAACTAGACCTTAAGGAATTCACAATATTTACTCATCCAGAGGAGCATCCATCGATGTTGCCAATATTTTTAGAACAAACATTGAGGGATAAAGACTTGAATAAAGATGGTTCAATTGATTTTCAAGAGTATGTGGGCTCGCAAGCCAAAGATCATGATAAACAGTGGTTGACTGAACAGAAACATTCTTTTGACAATGATTATGATAAGGACAAAGATGGAAAATTGAAAGGAGATGAAATATTATCATGGATTGTCCCTAGTAACGA gGATATTGCAGAGGAGGAAGTTGATCATTTATTTGCTGAAAGTGACGATGATCACGATGATTTACTCAGCTTTTCTGAGGTGGTCAATCATTATGAAACTTTTGTTGGGAGTGAAGCTACTGACTATGGGGACCAACTCTACAAGAGTCATCATTTTACTGATGAATTGTGA
- the LOC123311357 gene encoding protein UXT homolog, with amino-acid sequence MIKNEIIEEKIKKYELFVEEKLKTDLRKVDDTLLIKNKLYQEWEEVENMCKTIQEFKEKDRDMLMKLELGDGVLVQGEVTNFNDVFIDIGLGHILKMEPDEAIKYAGIRKRVLKKEVEHYRKLAVDIKVHIKFVLLAISELQSPNTPP; translated from the coding sequence ATGATAAAGAACGAAATTATCgaagagaaaataaaaaaatatgagcTATTTGTCGAAGAGAAACTCAAAACTGATTTGAGAAAAGTAGATGACACGCTCCTAATAAAGAATAAACTATATCAAGAATGGGAAGAGGTGGAGAATATGTGCAAAACAATTCAGGAATTCAAGGAGAAAGATAGGGATATGTTAATGAAATTGGAATTAGGAGATGGTGTTTTGGTACAAGGTGAAGTCACAAATTTCAACGATGTTTTTATAGATATAGGGCTTggtcacattttgaaaatggAACCAGATGAAGCTATCAAGTATGCAGGCATTAGGAAAAGAGTTTTGAAGAAAGAAGTTGAACATTACAGGAAACTTGCTGTTGACATCAAAGTACACATAAAATTTGTCCTTTTAGCTATAAGTGAATTACAATCTCCTAATACTCCACCATAG
- the LOC123312433 gene encoding ankyrin-3 produces the protein MGGSVSQVFHTGSALLTNGHGHKVSDSTKQKVQTIFDALRANPKVGVQRLEGLLQQIPKNENILTIHDETGYNLLQKCVGANNVDLVRWLLARHSAGEVNRFPCSLPLHIACLKGHDACVEMLLKHGAKIDVEARMCWPGPHSNNCEERGKFSSASIPQEETCIERDSRDRTPVSKLQSAIYYALDGDHVNVLNMIAQKAEDLWVRNGLFRSRKPLLHAACERAAWRCTQFIVTERSEEIHILKDEYYPIHYAVLHDNKFLELLINAGADTTVRTTTQQMTLLHVVLLVAHKSAEDTLATIRLLLDHGCKELINAPDSLGNTPLHALIVRYALEDSQYGYDRWNKWDVLHLVRYLMQAGAKQSINHTGNSAIACVLRHVRHDWDVCYELLTMLLHEGGDPNMVGRDGSDPLMVCLIPLINKDPLHHFTHNMKVCYLNCIRILLKGGANPNCSYRGNLTPLHVLVFTVSENITLNCEEQKELNFEFIKNLLILLLTHGLDPNIRVDRRTENILQSCMDMIQNVRECKDILYMYDLTLTLIQYGANPDLSLNISEAIKNHPLHLHSQWKTKNFILYYYVMLISGKESLIIDPRMTFSKIIYLFYQVMSHKPLFECLKILHTQQLSLVPGKMTEPLTNIITHLYNKPRSLKQICRVQILICLNRRPGLYINKLNLPNQLKDYILNCEL, from the exons ATGGGAGGTTCAGTAAGCCAAGTATTTCATACTGGAAGCGCATTATTAACGAATGGACATGGTCATAAAGTATCTGATTCGACCAAACAAAAGGTTCAGACGATTTTCGACGCATTACGAGCTAATCCTAAAGTTGGTGTTCAGAGGCTTGAAGGTCTTCTCCAGCAAATACCGAAA AACGAAAATATACTGACCATCCATGATGAAACTGGATATAACCTACTTCAAAAATGTGTAGGAGCTAATAATGTGGATCTTGTTCGTTGGTTATTAGCTCGACATTCTGCAGGAGAGGTTAATCGGTTTCCTTGTAGTCTTCCTTTACATATAGCATGCCTTAAAGG TCATGATGCTTGCGTTGAAATGCTTTTAAAACATGGTGCCAAAATAGATGTGGAAGCAAGGATGTGCTGGCCTGGACCACACAGTAATAACTGTGAAGAGAGGGGAAAATTTT CATCAGCATCAATTCCCCAAGAGGAAACCTGCATAGAGAGGGATTCTCGAGATAGAACCCCAGTAAGCAAATTACAGTCGGCAATATATTATGCCTTGGATGGTGATCATGTGAATGTTCTTAATATGATTGCCCAGAAAGCTGAGGATTTATGGGTGAGA AATGGTTTGTTCAGAAGTAGAAAGCCCCTTTTACACGCAGCATGCGAGAGGGCGGCCTGGCGATGCACGCAATTCATCGTAACTGAAAGAAGCGAAGAAATCCACATTCTTAAAGATGAATATTACCCTATACATTATGCGGTTCTGCACGATAACAAGTTCTTAGAATTATTGATAAACGCTGGTGCTGATACTACTGTAAGGACTACAACCCAACAAATGACGCTGCTTCATGTTG TCTTGTTGGTGGCGCATAAATCGGCCGAAGACACGCTAGCAACAATACGGCTACTGTTGGATCACGGTTGCAAAGAGCTCATCAATGCGCCTGATAGCCTGGGAAACACGCCATTACACGCCCTCATAGTGCGTTACGCCTTGGAGGATTCCCAGTACGGTTACGACAGATGGAACAAATGGGACGTGCTGCACCTTGTTCGATACCTGATGCAAGCTGGGGCGAAACAATCGATCAATCATACGGGCAATTCTGCCATTGCCTGCGTTCTCAGGCACGTACGTCACGATTGGGACGTTTGCTACGAGCTGCTGACCATGTTATTGCACGAAGGAG GCGATCCCAATATGGTAGGACGTGATGGATCCGATCCTTTGATGGTCTGTCTGATACCGCTCATAAATAAGGATCCTCTTCACCACTTCACCCACAACATGAAG GTCTGCTACCTCAACTGCATTAGGATCCTTCTGAAAGGGGGTGCCAACCCTAACTGTAGCTATAGGGGCAACCTAACACCGCTTCACGTTCTAGTTTTCACCGTATCCGAAAACATCACTTTGAATTGCGAAGAACAGAAAGAACTCAACTTCGAATTCATCAAGAATCTGTTGATTCTGCTGCTGACTCACGGTCTAGATCCGAACATACGGGTGGACCGGAGGACCGAAAACATCTTACAGTCTTGCATGGATATGATACAGAACGTGCGAGAGTGCAAAGATATCCTCTACATGTATGACTTGACGTTAACCCTTATCCAATATGGCGCCAATCCAGATTTGAGTCTCAACATTTCAGAAGCAATAAAAAATCATCCTCTACATTTACACTCTCAgtggaaaacgaaaaatttcatcttGTATTATTATGTGATGCTGATATCAGGGAAAGAAAGTCTTATAATCGACCCTAGgatgacattttcgaaaataatttatcTGTTTTATCAAGTGATGAGTCATAAGCCTTTATTCGAATGTTTGAAGATCCTGCATACACAGCAATTAAGTCTGGTGCCAGGAAAAATGACTGAACCATTGACAAATATCATAACTCACTTATATAATAAACCCAGAAGTTTGAAGCAGATTTGTAGAGTACAAATCTTGATTTGCCTGAATAGACGACCTGGATTGTATATAAATAAGCTGAATTTGCCAAACCAACTTAAAGACTACATTTTGAACTGTGAATTATAG
- the LOC123312438 gene encoding uncharacterized protein LOC123312438: protein MSSIDNVTTLDIEVPFENSRVAEVVYHTLQVDTEPKRGGTRKNLVLEGNKLIAKFHGSNLSSLRTSVNSFFDNIHLITETIQLVGQPLSESYSHF from the exons ATGAGTTCCATCGACAACGTAACAACTCT AGATATAGAAGTGCCTTTCGAAAATTCCAGAGTTGCAGAAGTAGTTTACCATACACTTCAAGTTGATACAGAACCAAAACGTGGtggtactaggaaaaatttggtTCTAGAAGGAAACAAACTCATTGC taAATTTCATGGAAGTAATTTATCTAGTCTCAGAACATCTGTAAATAGTTTTTTTGATAACATTCACCTCATAACGGAAACAATTCAGTTGGTAGGACAACCTCTAAGCGAGAGCTACAGCCATTTCTAG
- the LOC123312436 gene encoding phosphatidylinositol N-acetylglucosaminyltransferase subunit P gives MPEHTPAPTPSRAVYGFAMYFSFRLFFCLYLVWAVVPEHYFRSLGITCLPHRYWAVSPPIFLLTVFAVFIMVIYPSLGLCMTPDVDDLRTIKDKVGSKKNIKASKILSPKIYGKKSSECCLNLETCYKKTYENEECDLNPSSIPVLKDLKIWEVSKKLYINESI, from the exons ATGCCTGAGCACACACCAGCTCCCACACCAAGCAGAGCCGTATATGGCTTTGCTATGTATTTTAGCTTCAG GTTATTCTTTTGTTTGTACCTTGTATGGGCTGTAGTACCTGAACATTATTTCAGATCATTAGGTATAACATGTTTACCCCACAGATACTGGGCAGTTTCTCCTCCCATATTCTTGCTCACAGTTTTTGCTGTTTTTATAATGGTAATTTATCCCAGTTTGGGTCTTTGTATGACTCCTGATGTCGATGATTTGAGGACTATTAAAGATAAGGTTGGAagtaaaaaaaacattaaagcATCAAAGATACTAAGCCCGaaaatttatggaaaaaaaagTTCAGAATGCTGTCTCAATTTGGAGACCTGTTACAAGAAAACctatgaaaatgaagaatgtGATTTGAATCCCAGTTCAATTCCTGTTCTAAAGGATTTAAAAATTTGGGAAGTTTCAAAGAAATTATATATAAATGAGAGTATTTGA
- the LOC123312434 gene encoding xyloside xylosyltransferase 1 isoform X2, with product MQVIVRRPHKVFLILTGILVIFYYVYTNASVINNRRERLEKENSTSPDYINEEYNVWLIFTKVYNGSPLTYKFKELLDNLMTISTVPLNFNIIVDNSSQRMAENFILKQMSKSDKNISYTFYNIISSAKLVEDIVDVMSNFFSKPGSYYNDVLFYISLGLHRIAPASQKYAILLDCDIYFKKDITLLFDQFKRF from the exons ATGCAAGTGATTGTACGTCGTCCACATAAAGTATTTCTAATTCTAACtggaatattggtgattttttaCTATGTATACACAAATGCATCTGTTATCAATAATCGAAGAGAAAGATTGGAAAAAGAAAACTCAACAAGTCCAGACTATATTAACGAAGAATACAATGTTTGGTTGATATTTACAAAAGTGTATAATGGATCTCCACTTACTTATAAATTCAAGGAACTTCTTGATAATCTTATGACAATTAGCACTGTGCCTTTAAATTTCAACATAATTGTAGATAACTCTTCTCAAAGAATGGCTGAAAACtttattttaaaacaaatgTCCAAGtctgataaaaatatttcatatacctTTTACAATATAATTTCAAGTGCTAAACTTGTTGAAGATATTGTTGATGTTATGTCAAATTTTTTTAGTAAGCCAG GAAGCTATTATAATGatgttttattttatatctCATTGGGCTTGCATCGAATTGCACCTGCAAGTCAAAAATATGCAATATTGCTGGACTGtgatatttatttcaaaaaggATATAACTCTTCTCTTCGACCAGTTTAAGAG GTTTTAG
- the LOC123312434 gene encoding xyloside xylosyltransferase 1 isoform X1, translated as MQVIVRRPHKVFLILTGILVIFYYVYTNASVINNRRERLEKENSTSPDYINEEYNVWLIFTKVYNGSPLTYKFKELLDNLMTISTVPLNFNIIVDNSSQRMAENFILKQMSKSDKNISYTFYNIISSAKLVEDIVDVMSNFFSKPGSYYNDVLFYISLGLHRIAPASQKYAILLDCDIYFKKDITLLFDQFKRFKKTALFGIAPELSPVYRHVLRSYRMKHPNTTFGDYYHWNDIVNPNSTHSHGFQGYNSGVLLLKLDSIRNSESYKSILNKSTLKKLTEKYDFKQGHLGDQDFYTLLGYEYPHLIQTIHCGFNRQLCTWWREKGYRDVFDYYARCDHEVVILHGNCNTEIRKDYNYSYKNI; from the exons ATGCAAGTGATTGTACGTCGTCCACATAAAGTATTTCTAATTCTAACtggaatattggtgattttttaCTATGTATACACAAATGCATCTGTTATCAATAATCGAAGAGAAAGATTGGAAAAAGAAAACTCAACAAGTCCAGACTATATTAACGAAGAATACAATGTTTGGTTGATATTTACAAAAGTGTATAATGGATCTCCACTTACTTATAAATTCAAGGAACTTCTTGATAATCTTATGACAATTAGCACTGTGCCTTTAAATTTCAACATAATTGTAGATAACTCTTCTCAAAGAATGGCTGAAAACtttattttaaaacaaatgTCCAAGtctgataaaaatatttcatatacctTTTACAATATAATTTCAAGTGCTAAACTTGTTGAAGATATTGTTGATGTTATGTCAAATTTTTTTAGTAAGCCAG GAAGCTATTATAATGatgttttattttatatctCATTGGGCTTGCATCGAATTGCACCTGCAAGTCAAAAATATGCAATATTGCTGGACTGtgatatttatttcaaaaaggATATAACTCTTCTCTTCGACCAGTTTAAGAG ATTCAAAAAAACTGCCTTATTTGGAATTGCACCTGAACTGAGCCCTGTTTATCGTCATGTTTTGAGATCTTATAGAATGAAACACCCCAATACCACATTTGGTGATTATTATCATTGGAATGATATTGTCAACCCCAACTCAACTCATTCTCATGGGTTTCAAGGATATAATTCTGGAGTTTTACTTCTTAAACTCGACTCGATCAGAAATTCTGAGAGCTATAAATCAATCTTGAATAAATCTACCCTGAAAAAGTTGACGGAGAAGTATGATTTCAAGCAGGGACACTTGGGAGATCAGGATTTTTATACTTTGTTAGGGTATGAATACCCACATCTTATTCAAACCATTCATTGTGGCTTCAATAGGCAGTTATGTACTTGGTGGAGAGAAAAAGGTTACAGAGATGTTTTTGACTATTACGCTCGTTGTGATCATGAAGTTGTTATTTTACATGGAAATTGTAATACTGAAATACGTAAGGATTACAATTATTCatataagaatatataa
- the LOC123312432 gene encoding ribonucleases P/MRP protein subunit POP1: MDPTPDTFDGKVNLPSSISLSKFSYARCKEIQVMKKSLSSSDYSTKLAFQKLPRHMRRRAMSHNVKRLPRRLREKHMNQMKKSGLPPKQKRPSRKYRRKPSNLLEEYTRRQSKIKWLNTHIWYAKRFHMITKWGYKIPLCPCDKAFTACYRATKSYCLLQDISYFQCIEVSARREFLIENFKKITNPSDGLSIGSKVFANGLREGETTIYEFNSDRKKALGKIKFLWKYPLNDYNVVTSLWIWNHAAFHEDILQTLCKCFGLKKNESDRYCDSEKKVHLKELRTELCRFRLSGDLSNSVVQNCFTLCNSQKIVAEWFKNDECALKVIEEQQKYWKELKNVPSTNNLSPHIIVPVVACDPRLCAPSVRTKSQPIINFDTDADSLIPKSHMSPLWDDQLRTQINNSKISNSEVAKIRSKSLIRGSDLSEFGKPVPFIFIQRPGSRNENLGYSSGWDIILPSSWAQPVWISLIMWGARSGGLREYSHNNFEMGKFDLLFPDTPAGQKEETTVSEKCIETFFRKPPNRRTNFRKFNIVSPFKFNWKLLIENWLQTKIDTFIVLRDRKILMALQQSLLSGEDIALPDNCLVPVEVKCDKGVPKPFSIICIPNLKDLKDLPEEPICPDPNQKKRAEMRKQHKTLLKKLRNRRKKAKSLEQKLQNIDLPELIKYHTEMRKLWLPETENIRSSCCREVLGFIKEGGFSYTLGSSKGLGYVAGAALKVLLKQKVKSNVLIRNTNSRHYFLGKLSIVTDL, from the coding sequence aTGGATCCAACGCCTGATACCTTCGATGGCAAAGTTAATTTGCCCTCGTCTATTTCACTTTCGAAATTTAGTTATGCAAGATGTAAAGAAATACAAGTGATGAAGAAGTCTTTATCTTCTTCCGATTACAGCACCAAATTAGCATTCCAAAAACTGCCTAGACACATGAGGAGAAGAGCAATGTCACATAATGTGAAGAGACTACCAAGACGTTTACGCGAGAAACAcatgaatcaaatgaaaaaatcagGTTTACCTCCGAAGCAAAAAAGACCTTCTAGAAAGTATAGGAGAAAACCTTCAAATCTATTGGAAGAATATACCAGAAGACAGTCCAAAATCAAATGGTTGAATACACATATATGGTATGCAAAAAGGTTCCACATGATTACAAAATGGGGCTACAAAATACCTTTATGTCCATGTGACAAAGCTTTCACTGCTTGTTATAGAGCAACAAAAAGTTATTGCCTTCTCCAAGATATTTCCTATTTTCAGTGCATCGAAGTGAGTGCCAGGAGGGAATTCTTGATtgagaatttcaaaaaaattactaATCCATCTGATGGGTTGTCCATCGGAAGTAAAGTTTTTGCTAATGGTTTGAGAGAAGGTGAAACAACTATCTATGAGTTCAATTCTGATCGCAAAAAAGCTctaggaaaaataaaatttttatggaaGTATCCACTGAATGACTACAACGTAGTTACATCTCTTTGGATATGGAACCATGCTGCTTTTCATGAGGATATTCTTCAAACACTTTGTAAGTGTTTCGgtttaaagaaaaatgaaaGTGATCGTTATTGTGATAGTGAGAAAAAGGTTCACCTCAAAGAACTTAGAACTGAACTATGTAGATTCCGTTTAAGTGGAGATCTTTCAAATAGTGTTGTTCAAAATTGTTTTACATTGTGTAACTCCCAAAAAATTGTTGCAGAATGGTTCAAAAACGATGAGTGTGCTTTAAAAGTGATAGAAGAACAACAAAAATATTGGAAGGAACTCAAGAATGTACCTTCAACCAATAATTTATCACCCCATATTATTGTACCAGTGGTTGCATGTGATCCACGATTGTGTGCACCTAGTGTTAGAACAAAATCTCAACCAATCATTAATTTTGACACAGACGCCGATTCCCTCATTCCAAAATCTCATATGAGCCCTCTTTGGGATGATCAACTCCGGacacaaattaataatagcaaaatttcaaattcagaagTGGCGAAAATACGTAGTAAAAGTTTGATTCGTGGGTCAGATTTGAGCGAATTTGGAAAGCCAGTTCCTTTCATATTTATCCAAAGACCTGGGAGTAGGAATGAAAATTTGGGATATTCGTCTGGTTGGGATATCATTTTACCCTCATCATGGGCACAACCAGTTTGGATTTCCTTGATTATGTGGGGTGCTAGAAGTGGGGGATTAAGGGAATATTCACACAACAACTTCGAAATGGGAAAATTCGATCTCTTATTTCCTGATACACCGGCTGGCCAGAAAGAAGAGACAACTGTGAGTGAAAAATGTATTGAAACATTCTTCAGAAAACCACCAAATAGAAGAACCAATTTTAGAAAATTCAACATTGTGAGTCCTTTCAAATTCAATTGGAAACTACTCATTGAAAATTGGTTgcaaacaaaaattgacacatTTATCGTTTTGCGTGATAGGAAAATCCTAATGGCACTTCAACAGAGTTTATTGTCGGGAGAAGATATTGCTTTGCCTGATAACTGTTTAGTACCAGTAGAAGTTAAGTGTGACAAAGGAGTTCCCAAGCCATTTTCCATCATATGTATCCCTAATTTAAAAGATCTCAAGGATCTTCCCGAGGAACCCATATGCCCTGATCCAAACCAGAAGAAACGGGCAGAAATGAGAAAACAGCACAAAACATTGCTCAAAAAACTTAGAAATAGAAGGAAGAAAGCAAAATCTTTAGaacaaaaattacaaaatatagATTTACCAGAATTGATAAAATATCACACAGAAATGAGAAAATTATGGCTTCCAGAGACGGAAAATATAAGGTCCTCTTGTTGCAGAGAAGTGCTTGGTTTCATAAAAGAAGGTGGCTTCAGTTACACTTTAGGTTCTTCAAAAGGTTTAGGCTATGTGGCAGGTGCCGCTCTGAAAGTTCTGCTGAAGCAAAAAGTTAAAAGTAACGTACTCATTCGAAATACAAATTCTAGACATTATTTTTTAGGGAAATTATCAATCGTAACTGATTTATGA
- the LOC123312435 gene encoding akirin produces MACATLKRSLDLDWEPVSAKRRRCAQFCTSPTHSNTPCSSNSAAASTPKQASVFPDVMGRKLTPEYMAESIKAELRKIQRRREMKYGNMDCSDCSSGGESPSRSDIPLFTFKQVGMICEHMLRERESEIRQEYDNVLAAKLSEQYDAFVRFTYDQIHRSYDSAPSYLS; encoded by the exons ATGGCGTGTGCAACTTTGAAGAGATCTTTGGATTTGGACTGGGAGCCTGTCTCTGCCAAGAGGAGAAGATGTGCCCAATTTTGTACCAGTCCGACACATTCTAATACCCCATGTAGTTCAAATTCAGCTGCAGCTTCAACGCCGAAGCAGGCCTCCGTTTTTCCCGACGTAATGGGCAGAAAGCTAACGCCAG AATACATGGCGGAAAGTATCAAAGCTGAGCTCAGGAAAATTCAAAGACgcagagaaatgaaatatggaAATATGGATTGTTCAGACTGCAGTTCTGGAGGAGAATCTCCGTCTCGCTCTGATATACCTCTCTTTACTTTTAAGCAG gTTGGAATGATTTGTGAGCATATGCTTAGAGAAAGAGAATCTGAAATTAGACAGGAATACGACAATGTCTTAGCTGCCAAGCTTTCAGAACAATATGATGCCTTTGTTAGGTTCACTTATGATCAGATTCATAGGAGTTATGATTCTGCTCCAAGCT atttatcgTAA